The stretch of DNA ttaacccttaaagggttaccagagacatttttggctgctctcagagatgccagaaatttaaattttagacagtctctcatgggttctattgaatctactgtcgcctatggcccagtatattttaatacccaacccaatctgcaattatctctgtctgatgttaatatactagATGCTTTAACATTAAATGtaaaaacgcatggttataattatgcgcctggttctgaacttatatgtttatcatataggatttattttaaattactttctacgttaaaccctagatgtaaattatatgatacatctgatcagactattctagtagaaacgaattttgcaaagtctaaggtcaccacgaggagacctattaagtgggaggaaattaattttccaactacatggactttggattcagTTATATCCCCAAGTCAGCtgtcagtaatactgagtattctcatattactcaaaatccagaTGGTAGGATTTGTATTCAGTTTGATGATAAAAGTTCCACTAATAGTTCTACTTATAGTAGGCAGTCATTTTCAAATAATAGACTGTTATCTACTATTAGTTCGGATTATAATAGACATTCTTTTACCaatcgtagactgttgcctgatattcaacatatttctcctgttgaaccagtctatggaccggCTAGAAATCGTGCGGCTTCCttacacacaatttctaccaaagtaggtgataaacctgttgaaagggttaaaattaaccccaaaacaaatattgttcaggatagtgataatatttctgataaggatattccttctgcgtccgaaatggactttgaccccaatgatacttaatgattccacaccaaattgattttagtccagggtcacaagctagatgttatattcaaaaagaatttttcactgaaaaatggaaccagtttaaaacttggttttttgatacttatagtaaagaagatttaaacaatatttctcaagagttttatgaaacttgtgctttacataatcaaattatgtattttgttccttggtttataaccacatatttaccactttttataaaagttttagaaagatcttataaagatgggaatggcaatattactaaagccatttaccctcctcaagcgCCTTTTGTTTTAAATAACAATACAAGTATTACTTTtaatgcatttcaaaaatttattgatgatgatgttgctgcagtcagcatcgcagaaattaataaattaatttctcaaaataattatttaagtttatatgttaaagttttgggtgaaaatATTACTTTTCTTAACAAAAAACTTGAAGATTTAACTGTCTTAATAAGAGATATGAGTACTAAAAGGACTttaactgatattgcctcttcttcaggaagcaaatcagaacctcaaattgtggttactcatattcaaagaccccctCATATCCAGGATTTTAACTTTAAATCTTTTGgtgacttagaagaacttcttgataaaaagttatccggtttgaatatcaaacccattgatttatcaaatgattttgctgataaattagattctacttttgactataaaaaggatgttttgtcTGAGTTTAATAAACTTCGtagttaccccaaaaagaatagtaagtttgcaaATAGCAaatatgctgataaacctagaatgcagacttattattacaatcgtcctactcctcaagatgttttaatagaggaacgtgattggaatcagactaatacgtcttatagtggttccgaaatctatgaatggaatcttgatggattGACTGATAGGCAATTAACTATTCTtgtgcatagaatgcttatgtatgcaactatctgtaaaagtgttaaaaatacagatagaaatatttgcagaatgattgttgcaggttttactggccaacttcgtggctggtgggacaattatcTAACTATCGAtgaaagggcaatggttattaacgCCAAAGCCATTGACGAAGgaattgataacttaggcatggcccttGTGGCAGATAGAGAAGATGccgtttatacccttattcttactatattagaacacttcaatggtagatttaccaaccagaATGAGACTGTTCGTACTCTtcttaatagccttagatgtaagactttaagtgaatttaggtggtataaagacacctttatgagtagagtgatggaactaccagaaaataagcttgaacattggaaagctaagttcatagatggccttccctctttatttgccgaaagagttagaaagatTTTAAGAGGCAATTATGGTGAAATCCCATACGTAAATTATACCTATGGTAAgttaataggaatttgcacacaggaaggattaaacctgtgcaatgaattaagattgtctagacagcttaagatggataagctcaaagaaagaaaccagttaggggacttttgcacccagttcggtttaccagagacttctactcataggaagaagaaacataagtatcatagataccccaaccaagacagtccttataggagaaataaatctagatatagatccaaagaagaacgagaagccaagagagcacatcgcaagtctactagatttaccaaaaatagatcTAAGCGTGACCTTGCTGACATTAAGTGctataagtgtggtaaatttggccatatagccccgaattgtaagcttcaaaagctgaaaaccttaggactagacgaGGAACttcgtgataaggtttatggtttgttatacacttctggatcagaatccgattattattctgaatcagattccgaagctgaaattgacttgcttgatttatctgatagtgataaaaacattgataatacttgtacagcTTGTAAAagtgatacatgtacttgtgatgatgaattttataaattacaatcacaatttgaaaatataaacatgaaaactattacatctgataatgtgatagaacttttaaaagaagttactgatgataAACTTCgcgaaaaaattattaatttggctgctagttcaagttctaattcaaaaTCAGGTATtgaaaaaccttttgaaaaagagtTTGAATATTCTCCACCTTATTCTTTACTAGAAGTTAATAACCGTCTTTTGAACAAAAATTcaactccagcaagagattcttctttcgatgatttaaaaattgaagttgaaaacttgaaacgagagattaaatctcttaaacaaaatcaaatgatttgtgatcacaggattactcagattgagaaaaacAATTCTCCAaatgagaaatctaatgatagaGACAAAGGTAttcttgaaaatgatattgaagaaaaacctattagttttaatcctaaacatgatatgtttttaggaatgatgcaaattattactgctcataaatggtatattaaatgtactattctcattgataatgaTTTCTCTATaacaaacattgccatgattgatagtggagcagatgttagctgcattcaagaaggtttagtacctacgaaatattttcaaaaaactactcatatggttagatctgcatccggacatgctttagatataaagtataaacttccaaatacgggtatttgtcagaataaagtctgtattcctcacttctttttcttagtaaaaaaccagttataccctccaatcatacttggaacaccgtttatcAACGctgtttatccttttactagcatagactcgaaaggttttactgctacttataaggataaagaaattagttatacttttgttacagatccagtaactagagatattaatgctttaattaatatgaagcaaaaacatgttgattctttgcaattagaattatttagtatgaatatattcgatactttaaattctactaaagtacaagaaaaaatcaaattgatttccgagcagattgctattgatatttgtgctgaacatcctagtgctttttggaatcgaaaaaagcacattgtcactcttccatacgaagataatttcactgaggatgatattcctactaaatctcgaccttgtcagatgaatgcagaattagtagaattttgcaaaaaagagattgatagtttgctatcaaagggtttgataaaaccctcaaaatctccttggtcatGTACAGCTTTCTATGTTAATAAagcagctgaaaaggaacgtggtgttcctagattagtcataaattataaacctttgaataaatatttgaaatgggttaggtatcctattcccaacaaaagagatttattgtccagattatatgatgccaatatattttcaaaatttgatttaaaatctggttattggcagattcaaatatttaaagagcacaCTTATAGAACTGcctttaatgttccatttgggcaatatgaatggaatgttatgcctttcggtttaaaaaatgccccttcagaatttcaaaaaattatgaatgatattttcaacccttatctagacttcgtcattgtatatat from Nicotiana tomentosiformis chromosome 11, ASM39032v3, whole genome shotgun sequence encodes:
- the LOC138901749 gene encoding uncharacterized protein, whose protein sequence is MSTKRTLTDIASSSGSKSEPQIVVTHIQRPPHIQDFNFKSFGDLEELLDKKLSGLNIKPIDLSNDFADKLDSTFDYKKDVLSEFNKLRSYPKKNSKFANSKYADKPRMQTYYYNRPTPQDVLIEERDWNQTNTSYSGFTGQLRGWWDNYLTIDERAMVINAKAIDEGIDNLGMALVADREDAVYTLILTILEHFNGRFTNQNETVRTLLNSLRCKTLSEFRWYKDTFMSRVMELPENKLEHWKAKFIDGLPSLFAERVRKILRGNYGEIPYVNYTYGKQLKMDKLKERNQLGDFCTQFGLPETSTHRKKKHKYHRYPNQDSPYRRNKSRYRSKEEREAKRAHRKSTRFTKNRSKRDLADIKCYKCGKFGHIAPNCKLQKLKTLGLDEELRDKVYGLLYTSGEVENLKREIKSLKQNQMICDHRITQIEKNNSPNENICAEHPSAFWNRKKHIVTLPYEDNFTEDDIPTKSRPCQMNAELVEFCKKEIDSLLSKGLIKPSKSPWSCTAFYVNKAAEKERGVPRLVINYKPLNKYLKWV